TGCTGAACGAAGACCTAACTAAGGTATTGCTCGTTCAAAGTTATTGGGCAAAGAATAGTTGGAGCTTTCCCAAGGGGAAAGTGAACAGGGATGAAGATCCATCCCATTGTGCTGTTCGAGAAGTTTTAGAAGAAACCGGTTTCGACATCTCAAATTTAATCGACGAAAATGAATACATTGAATCTATGATAAACGAACACTTGGTTAGATTATACATAATATCTGGTGTTCAGAAAGATACAAAATTTCAACCAAAAACAAGGAAGGAAATCAAAAATGTCGAATGGTTCTCTTTAGCCGATTTACCTAATAATAAAAAGGATATGACTCCAAAAGTAAAAACAGGAGTTGGTCCGAATGCATTTTTCATGGTTATTCCCTTTGTAAGGTATGGATGGGTATGGATCTAGTATGGATTCAGTATCTTTTAGATCGAAACCATAAAGATCTTTATTTTTTTCATTGCTTAACTGTTAACCGTTTAAACAGAAGGATGAGACGATGGATACAGGATAAACATTTGCGTGAGAAAAATACAAATATAATAAGAAGGCACAGACACAGATCTCTGGGTGATGTCGAAACTGTTTCAAAGAACAAACGCCAATTGCTTCCCCATTCCGTTcaggtaattaaatatttttatctactaCTCCTACTTTCCATACGAATCGGCAAACATCTAAAAGTCTAAAAGATAGATTAAAAACTTAAAAAATTTCTAAATAATTCCCAGAATGATATTATAAGCTTCAAGGAAAATAGTAAAAATTTTCGGCAATCCAATACGTCACCGGCAAGAAATCGGCGCGGTATACACGATGGTAAGAATGTTGTGTCAAAGGCAGCGATAAAACGCAATTTGTTCGGGGATCAAAACGAGGATGAAGCTTCGTCTATTCTTGCCAAACAATTAACAGAGAGTCCACAGGTTCAACAACCTTGCTCGTTTTTAATGGATCCAGCTATTCAATCCGTAAAATGCACCGAATTCAGTTATAAAGCCCAAGCTCTTACTAAGGAAGCGAAAGGTTCAGTGTTTAACATTACAATCCCTAAGCTATAGAGAGAGAGTTTATCGACGCCTGTATGAAATTATATTCTTTCTTCCATTTCAGATCAAGTATCTCAAGAATTTCATAGTAAAGATTATCCAGAGGGAAATATTAAATCATTATTATTTGGCAAAGCTGCGAATAAATTACGAACGGATTTAAAACCTATGCCTTCCCCATTTATGTTGATGAATCATGGCATATCGCATTTTTGCCCAATAGACGATGTTGAATCTCGAAAATATTCCGCCGAACTTTGTTCGACTATTTGGACAAACTTTATATTTGATAAACAACCGATAATTGATTgtttataaaattattttaaaatgaCGATTTTAGAAAACAGAGCCGCATCAGAATTCAATATTCAGGACAAGGTTTACAAGTTATTGGTTCTGATTTTAAATCGATAAGTTTTCAGCAAAATATGTAcgatttaagtaaaatgtagtTTCATAGTACAAAGAAATACCGCTTATGTTGCGTTACATAAAATTACCATGTAATTTGTTTTTAATTTAACAAATACATCCGGTGTATCCTATTGTAAttgttgttaaaaaaaaaaaaaaaagtatgaaACGATAGATGAAAAATCAGTAACAAATGATTGCATTTGTTTTGCAAACAGTTATATTTACCCTTTCGAGCGAATACATAAACACATCAATTTGTCtaaaagatataatttaataCATCTGTCGTTTGTAAGGTACCAAAAGGACAAATAGAACTAATAACAGAGGAATAATAAAACATGCCATTCTTTTAAGGAGAACTGCGTCCCCGCCCTTCACGCTTCTTATAATTTCATTGTTTAACACAAAAACTGTTTTACTTTCTTCTATAAGTTTATTCCTTCTATCTTCATCCAGAGTTGCCCCAATTTTATTCATTGTATCACGAATATATCGTTTCAGTTCATAAATGTCATCAAAGTTTGTGATATTGTTACCGTTTGTTTGAGATTGTTTAAATGGCCAGATTTTTTGCACAAACTGTCTTTTTTTACGTAAAATAATTCCACCGCTCAAAAGACCCATATACAAATGATAAATATACGCCAGTAATAGAATAGGATCTGTATTTTCTACTTCCTTCAAATGAATCAAATATTTAGCCACGCTGTCTCTGAAATTTGTTCAGATATCGTAAATAAATCTTAAAATGTAAACAGAATCAATTTTCTTTATCGAATACAAATAAAAGTTTCTCCCAAGGGTCTCTGAATGCGCTGAATTTTGTTCAAAATTCTATCGCACAATCGTTTCAATATATGTGCACCCACCTTAATTATACAAACATTATTCAAGTAATTTACCTAGGACTATAATTTTTTGCCCATTCCTTGCCTAGATAAAATTCAAGATCGTGCTGAAATGCTTCCGTACGAGAGAGCTTATCGTGTAGAAATAATCCTATTTCTGTGTGTTTCCATCTGACCATAGCAAGTTCCAAATATCGAAAAATTTCGTAGAAGACCAAAAGGCCGTCAGCCCATACAGAATTATCAAGAAATCCTATTTAAAAACGATGCACAATCATAGA
This Xylocopa sonorina isolate GNS202 chromosome 12, iyXylSono1_principal, whole genome shotgun sequence DNA region includes the following protein-coding sequences:
- the Dcp2 gene encoding decapping mRNA 2 isoform X1; the encoded protein is MMDHSLPSDILDDLSSRFIINVPEEERKDLVRICFQIELAHWFYLDFYCTDENPKLRPCSMREFATHIFFHIPFLKPHVANIDNILEQWRDYKQNVPTFGAIVLNEDLTKVLLVQSYWAKNSWSFPKGKVNRDEDPSHCAVREVLEETGFDISNLIDENEYIESMINEHLVRLYIISGVQKDTKFQPKTRKEIKNVEWFSLADLPNNKKDMTPKVKTGVGPNAFFMVIPFVRRMRRWIQDKHLREKNTNIIRRHRHRSLGDVETVSKNKRQLLPHSVQNDIISFKENSKNFRQSNTSPARNRRGIHDGKNVVSKAAIKRNLFGDQNEDEASSILAKQLTESPQVQQPCSFLMDPAIQSVKCTEFSYKAQALTKEAKDQVSQEFHSKDYPEGNIKSLLFGKAANKLRTDLKPMPSPFMLMNHGISHFCPIDDVESRKYSAELCSTIWTNFIFDKQPIIDCL
- the Dcp2 gene encoding decapping mRNA 2 isoform X2, whose product is MREFATHIFFHIPFLKPHVANIDNILEQWRDYKQNVPTFGAIVLNEDLTKVLLVQSYWAKNSWSFPKGKVNRDEDPSHCAVREVLEETGFDISNLIDENEYIESMINEHLVRLYIISGVQKDTKFQPKTRKEIKNVEWFSLADLPNNKKDMTPKVKTGVGPNAFFMVIPFVRRMRRWIQDKHLREKNTNIIRRHRHRSLGDVETVSKNKRQLLPHSVQNDIISFKENSKNFRQSNTSPARNRRGIHDGKNVVSKAAIKRNLFGDQNEDEASSILAKQLTESPQVQQPCSFLMDPAIQSVKCTEFSYKAQALTKEAKDQVSQEFHSKDYPEGNIKSLLFGKAANKLRTDLKPMPSPFMLMNHGISHFCPIDDVESRKYSAELCSTIWTNFIFDKQPIIDCL
- the Ho gene encoding heme oxygenase; the protein is MKMDQDTFCQKMRKATREVHTISDKLVNAKLAFGFLDNSVWADGLLVFYEIFRYLELAMVRWKHTEIGLFLHDKLSRTEAFQHDLEFYLGKEWAKNYSPRDSVAKYLIHLKEVENTDPILLLAYIYHLYMGLLSGGIILRKKRQFVQKIWPFKQSQTNGNNITNFDDIYELKRYIRDTMNKIGATLDEDRRNKLIEESKTVFVLNNEIIRSVKGGDAVLLKRMACFIIPLLLVLFVLLVPYKRQMY